One window from the genome of Artemia franciscana chromosome 12, ASM3288406v1, whole genome shotgun sequence encodes:
- the LOC136033940 gene encoding uncharacterized protein LOC136033940: MDFIRKSSKYSSSSNKETKSAEKANEEERRKRIKAWNYEKMKRDLKRSPQDFVLNNLLLSVRFFGRDPRKKKRPSSLEKGINKEHRDIPNSSEITDKDSNFYKEKILKLMTAPQDFILENRVEIYEKDRRISYGTSGDGGNKLKVTMEFDTSSPGFFLLCCEDPNKNTNEEEETTAKPENFKALGADGVTSKTETRHFLRVPLSQKGESKRSSLALSLPEIEIPAFWEECKQSNNIFSGSSSVPRIHPVWKVNTSDNVSYYVNNSSNLANRRVSEQSNSLYHNFSNLIKERKILVVDGKLNTSLQPQTKHYLSSKLYFESCEENRMMKTVRFAQTKTSSKVIPILCPETLKNNFRLGKKVHDTFTGLTTKWPDSKTLELIKKEKYYLQPIGDLMHGRPVVNHENQWEVLTDSADQILVASFNYAQVQILYWSYFLLKNNHSDLEVIELKHILVTLYHILENCHSSLTETCIGDTVLQIFENLLSYLRNRYLPDYFIRNKNLFQPIPVERIRKAEIKMTSVVKNVLNFVFEARKRLDQSLHIAPDFEKLFLILNHQASETSIQLNPIFSEDASITHAEEEEEDGFWSFKNKNVLQEGYLKAKDTKKKGKKVESNEKLDKKKGQKNVIRKSISRSDVKKIIDFFLGHFLGMKQEKGISSKEMKVLSDHCDNLKKLLENFDSLKIHTFGKIPTGRR; encoded by the exons aaagaaaaagagaccCAGCAGTTTAGAAAAAGGAATCAATAAGGAACATCGTGATATTCCAAATAGCAGTGAAATTACTGATAAAGACAGTAACttctacaaagaaaaaattttgaaattaatgacTGCACcacaagattttattttagaaaatagagtgGAAATTTACGAAAAAGATAGAAGAATATCATACGGCACCAGCGGTGATGGTGGCAATAAGCTAAAGGTTACCATGGAATTCGACACGTCGTCACCAG GATTTTTCTTACTATGCTGTGAGGATCCAAATAAAAACACGAACGAAGAGGAAGAAACCACAGCAAAGCCTGAGAATTTTAAGGCACTTGGGGCAGATGGCGTTACTTCCAAAACAGAAACAAGACATTTCCTCCGAGTTCCGTTAAGCCAAAAAGGAGAATCAAAGAGGTCAAGTCTAGCCTTAAGCCTACCAGAGATAGAAATTCCAGCATTCTGGGAAGAATGTAAACAATCTAACAACATTTTCTCAGGTTCAAGCAGTGTACCCCGAATTCATCCCGTATGGAAAGTGAACACCAGTGATAACGTGTCTTATTACGTGAATAACTCGTCAAATTTAGCTAATAGGAGAGTGAGTGAACAATCCAATAGTTTATAccacaatttttcaaatttgataaaGGAAAGAAAGATTTTAGTTGTAGATGGTAAGTTAAATACCTCACTGCAACCACAGACTAAGCACTACTTATCCTCAAAGCTATATTTTGAAAGCTGTGAAGAAAATCGAATGATGAAAACGGTTCGATTCGCCCAAACAAAAACCTCTTCCAAAGTTATTCCGATTTTATGTCCTGAAactttaaagaataatttcCGCTTGGGAAAAAAAGTTCATGACACATTTACTGGACTTACCACCAAGTGGCCAGATTCAAAGACATTAgagctaataaaaaaagaaaaatattatctaCAGCCAATCGGTGATTTGATGCATGGGAGGCCAGTAGTGAATCACGAGAATCAATGGGAAGTATTAACTGACAGTGCCGACCAGATATTGGTAGCGAGTTTTAACTACGCACAGGTTCAGATTTTATATTGGTcttatttcttattaaaaaacaacCACAGTGACTTAGAAGTGATAGAACTTAAACATATTTTAGTGACTCTATATCATATTCTGGAAAATTGCCATTCTAGTTTGACCGAAACCTGTATTGGAGATACAGTATTGCAAATTTTCGAGAATTTATTATCCTATCTAAGAAATCGATATTTACCAgattattttattagaaataagaaCTTGTTCCAACCTATTCCAGTAGAAAGAATTCGCAAGGCAGAGATCAAAATGACTAGTGTTGTGAAAAATGTGCTCAATTTTGTATTTGAAGCTCGGAAACGATTAGACCAGTCTTTACACATAGCacctgattttgaaaaacttttccttATTCTTAATCACCAAGCTTCTGAGACATCTATTCAACTGAATCCGATCTTTAGTGAAGATGCCAGTATTACTCAtgcagaagaagaagaagaagacggGTTTTGgagttttaaaaacaaaaatgtactACAGGAAGGATACTTGAAGGCTAAAGacacaaagaaaaaagggaaaaaagtagagtcaaatgaaaaattagacaaaaaaaagggacaaaaaaatGTGATTCGGAAATCTATCTCACGTAGTgatgttaagaaaataattgacTTTTTCTTGGGACATTTTCTAGGGATGAAGCAGGAGAAAGGAATTAGTTCCAAAGAGATGAAAGTATTGAGTGACCACTGTGACAATTTAAAGAAACTTCTAGAAAATTTCGATTCATTGAAAATCCACACATTCGGTAAGATACCAACTGGACGACGATGA